One genomic segment of Streptomyces sp. TLI_146 includes these proteins:
- a CDS encoding MFS transporter, translating to MAIDTPTAPATPVAAQAPRDGRLTGRAKLVLFVLCAAQFMVALDFSVLNVALPVLGDDLGLSRSALQWAVTAFALPSGGFLLLFGRTADLYGRKKLFLAGLALFGAASLLATLAWDPASFLTGRALQGLGAAVIVPTGMSLLTTTFPEGPQRDRALGISGTLLSLGFTVGMVLGGVMTDTLGWRSTMGLLAVAAVVVLALAPGLLPESRTPDRPRLDVPGAITVTGGLLALIYSLSTAAQRGFGGADVWGTLVAGLALLAAFVVVESKAPAPLVSLPMLKRRTVAWGNLGGLVTFSMMSTVVFVLTLYLQEVLGLSSFRTGLVFGVQGVMSALAGSYAAKVIGRFGARRTLVGSLLGQGLFIALLLAIGSGSGALLATVAVSLASMCHLGAIISYGLTVTSGVPDEEQGLATGLVTTTQQVGITIGIPLLGVLATTRGDLFHGVRTVLLVDAVIVVAAAALVAVGLGRRKA from the coding sequence ATGGCAATCGACACCCCCACCGCACCGGCCACGCCGGTCGCCGCTCAGGCCCCGCGGGACGGCCGGCTCACGGGCCGGGCGAAGCTGGTCCTGTTCGTGCTCTGCGCCGCCCAGTTCATGGTGGCGCTCGACTTCTCCGTACTGAACGTGGCGCTGCCCGTCCTCGGCGACGACCTGGGCCTGAGCCGCTCCGCGCTCCAGTGGGCGGTCACCGCCTTCGCGCTGCCGTCCGGCGGCTTCCTGCTCCTGTTCGGCCGGACAGCCGATCTGTACGGCCGCAAGAAGCTGTTCCTGGCCGGGCTCGCCCTCTTCGGCGCGGCCTCGTTGCTCGCCACCCTCGCCTGGGACCCGGCGTCGTTCCTGACCGGCCGCGCCCTGCAGGGCCTGGGCGCCGCGGTGATCGTGCCGACCGGGATGTCCCTGCTGACCACCACGTTCCCCGAGGGCCCGCAGCGCGACCGGGCGCTCGGCATCAGCGGCACCCTGCTCTCGCTCGGCTTCACCGTCGGGATGGTGCTCGGCGGGGTCATGACGGACACGCTGGGCTGGCGTTCGACCATGGGCCTGCTCGCGGTCGCCGCGGTGGTCGTCCTCGCCCTGGCGCCCGGGCTGCTGCCCGAGTCCCGCACCCCGGACCGCCCGCGGCTTGACGTGCCCGGCGCGATCACCGTCACCGGCGGACTGCTCGCCCTGATCTACTCCCTGTCGACGGCGGCCCAGCGCGGCTTCGGCGGCGCGGACGTGTGGGGCACGCTGGTGGCCGGACTGGCGCTGCTCGCCGCGTTCGTGGTCGTCGAGTCGAAGGCCCCGGCCCCGCTGGTGTCGCTGCCGATGCTGAAGCGCCGGACGGTGGCGTGGGGCAACCTGGGCGGTCTGGTCACCTTCTCGATGATGTCGACGGTCGTCTTCGTGCTGACCCTCTACCTCCAGGAGGTCCTGGGCCTGTCGTCCTTCAGGACCGGACTCGTCTTCGGCGTCCAGGGCGTCATGTCGGCGCTCGCCGGCAGCTACGCCGCCAAGGTCATCGGCCGCTTCGGCGCCCGCCGCACCCTGGTCGGCTCGCTGCTCGGCCAGGGCCTGTTCATCGCCCTGCTGCTCGCGATCGGCAGCGGGTCGGGCGCGCTGCTCGCCACCGTCGCCGTCTCGCTGGCCAGCATGTGCCACCTGGGCGCGATCATCTCGTACGGACTGACCGTCACCAGCGGTGTCCCCGACGAGGAGCAGGGGCTGGCGACCGGTCTGGTCACCACCACCCAGCAGGTCGGCATCACCATCGGCATCCCGCTGCTCGGTGTGCTCGCCACGACCCGGGGCGACCTCTTCCACGGCGTGCGGACCGTGCTGCTGGTGGACGCGGTGATCGTGGTCGCGGCGGCGGCGCTGGTGGCGGTGGGCCTCGGCCGCCGGAAGGCCTGA
- a CDS encoding MmcQ/YjbR family DNA-binding protein codes for MTPQELRAFCLAFNAATEEFPFDARTSVFKVLGKMFALSNLDGTPLTANLKCDPDDAVRLRAEYPAIVPGWHMNKRHWNTVDVDQLPDRLVRELIEDSYDLVVAGLPKAERLRLDRP; via the coding sequence GTGACACCCCAGGAGCTCAGGGCCTTCTGCCTGGCGTTCAACGCGGCGACCGAGGAGTTCCCGTTCGACGCGCGGACCTCGGTCTTCAAGGTCCTCGGGAAGATGTTCGCGCTGAGCAACCTGGACGGCACACCGCTCACCGCCAACCTCAAGTGCGACCCGGACGACGCGGTGCGGCTGCGCGCCGAGTACCCGGCGATCGTGCCCGGCTGGCACATGAACAAGCGCCACTGGAACACGGTGGACGTGGATCAGCTCCCGGACCGGCTGGTCCGGGAGCTGATCGAGGATTCGTACGACCTGGTCGTTGCCGGTCTCCCGAAGGCCGAGCGCCTCCGGCTCGACCGGCCCTGA
- a CDS encoding hemolysin family protein gives MTGQLLFGAVALVVVAWLAACAEAGIARTSSFRAAEAVRSGRRGAAKLAQVAADPTRYLNVALLVRVACEMAAGVLVTYVCLEDFGETWTALLVAIAVMVLVSYVAVGVSPRTIGRQHPLNTATAAAYVLLPLARIMGPVPQLLILLGNALTPGKGFRKGPFASEAELRAMVDLAEQESLIEDDERRMVHSVFELGDTLVREVMVPRTDLVCIERYKTIRQALTLALRSGFSRIPVTGENEDDIVGIVYLKDLVRKTHINRDSEADLVSTAMRPAAFVPDTKNAGDLLREMQQDRSHVAVVIDEYGGTAGIVTIEDILEEIVGEITDEYDRELPPVEELADGCFRVTARLDIGDLGELFGLDAFDDEDVETVGGLLAKALGRVPIAGAKAVVDLPDGRALRLTAESPAGRRNKIVTVLVEPVPVKEEEEA, from the coding sequence ATGACCGGGCAGCTGCTCTTCGGCGCCGTCGCCCTGGTCGTGGTCGCCTGGCTGGCCGCCTGCGCGGAGGCCGGCATCGCGCGTACGTCCTCGTTCCGCGCGGCCGAGGCCGTGCGGTCCGGGCGGCGCGGCGCGGCCAAGCTCGCCCAGGTGGCCGCCGACCCCACCCGCTACCTCAATGTGGCCCTGCTCGTCCGGGTCGCCTGCGAGATGGCGGCCGGGGTGCTGGTCACCTATGTGTGCCTGGAGGACTTCGGGGAGACCTGGACGGCGCTGCTCGTCGCCATCGCGGTCATGGTGCTCGTCAGTTACGTCGCCGTCGGCGTCTCGCCGCGCACCATCGGCCGCCAGCACCCGCTGAACACGGCGACGGCCGCCGCGTACGTACTGCTGCCGCTGGCCCGGATCATGGGCCCGGTGCCGCAGCTGCTGATCCTCCTCGGCAACGCGCTCACGCCCGGAAAGGGCTTCCGCAAGGGCCCGTTCGCCTCCGAGGCCGAGCTGCGCGCGATGGTCGACCTCGCCGAACAGGAGTCGCTGATCGAGGACGACGAGCGCCGGATGGTGCACTCGGTCTTCGAGCTCGGCGACACGCTGGTGCGCGAGGTGATGGTGCCGCGCACCGACCTCGTCTGCATCGAGCGCTACAAGACCATCCGCCAGGCGCTCACCCTCGCGCTGCGCTCGGGCTTCTCGCGGATCCCGGTGACCGGCGAGAACGAGGACGACATCGTCGGGATCGTCTACCTCAAGGACCTGGTCCGCAAGACGCACATCAACCGTGACTCCGAGGCCGATCTGGTCTCCACCGCGATGCGCCCCGCGGCCTTCGTGCCCGACACCAAGAACGCGGGCGACCTGCTGCGCGAGATGCAGCAGGACCGCAGCCACGTCGCCGTCGTCATCGACGAGTACGGCGGCACGGCCGGCATCGTCACCATCGAGGACATCCTGGAGGAGATCGTCGGGGAGATCACCGACGAGTACGACCGGGAGCTGCCGCCGGTCGAGGAGCTCGCGGACGGCTGCTTCCGGGTCACCGCACGGCTCGACATCGGCGACCTGGGCGAGCTCTTCGGGCTCGACGCGTTCGACGACGAGGACGTGGAGACGGTCGGCGGGCTGCTCGCCAAGGCGCTCGGGCGGGTGCCGATCGCGGGCGCCAAGGCGGTCGTGGACCTGCCGGACGGGCGGGCCCTGCGGCTGACGGCCGAGTCCCCGGCGGGCCGCCGGAACAAGATCGTCACCGTGCTCGTGGAGCCGGTGCCGGTCAAGGAGGAGGAAGAGGCGTGA
- the ybeY gene encoding rRNA maturation RNase YbeY: MSIDVNNESGTEVDEQAILDIARYALTRMRIHPLSELSVIVVDAEAMEQLHIQWMDLPGPTDVMSFPMDELRPPMKDDEEPPQGLLGDIVLCPEVAKKQGEDAPTQHSMDEELQLLTVHGVLHLLGYDHEEPDEKAEMFGLQAAIVDGWRAEKGHTGPSPAPTVS; the protein is encoded by the coding sequence ATGTCGATCGACGTCAACAACGAGTCCGGAACCGAGGTCGACGAGCAGGCGATCCTCGACATCGCCCGCTACGCGCTCACGCGGATGCGGATCCACCCGCTCTCCGAGCTCTCGGTGATCGTCGTGGACGCCGAGGCCATGGAGCAGCTGCACATCCAGTGGATGGACCTGCCCGGTCCCACCGACGTCATGTCCTTCCCGATGGACGAGCTGCGTCCGCCGATGAAGGACGACGAGGAGCCCCCGCAGGGGCTCCTCGGTGACATCGTGCTCTGCCCCGAGGTCGCCAAGAAGCAGGGCGAGGACGCGCCGACGCAGCACTCCATGGACGAGGAGCTCCAGCTCCTGACCGTCCACGGAGTGCTGCACCTGCTGGGGTACGACCACGAGGAGCCGGACGAGAAGGCCGAGATGTTCGGTCTGCAGGCGGCCATCGTCGACGGCTGGCGGGCGGAGAAGGGCCACACCGGTCCCTCCCCGGCGCCGACCGTCTCATGA
- a CDS encoding PhoH family protein — protein MTQTPTQPQASAQIKVPAKHPMVMLLGSGDSLLRVIEKAFPAADIHVRGNEISATGTSAEVALIQRLFDQMMLVLRTGQPMTEDAVERSIAMLRASENGKGEDGHETPADVLTQNILSSRGRTIRPKTLNQKRYVDAIDKHTIVFGIGPAGTGKTYLAMAKAVQALQSKQVTRIILTRPAVEAGERLGFLPGTLYEKIDPYLRPLYDALHDMLDPDSIPRLMAAGTIEVAPLAYMRGRTLNDAFIILDEAQNTSAEQMKMFLTRLGFDSKIVITGDITQVDLPNGTKSGLRQVQEILEGVEDVHFSRLSSQDVVRHKLVGRIVDAYEKYDSQQGHNGK, from the coding sequence ATGACTCAGACACCCACACAGCCGCAGGCGAGTGCCCAGATCAAGGTCCCTGCCAAGCACCCGATGGTGATGCTGCTCGGATCCGGCGACTCGCTGCTGCGCGTGATCGAGAAGGCCTTCCCGGCGGCCGACATCCACGTCCGGGGCAATGAGATCAGTGCCACGGGGACCTCGGCGGAAGTCGCGCTCATCCAACGCCTGTTCGACCAGATGATGCTGGTGCTCCGCACCGGTCAGCCGATGACGGAGGACGCAGTGGAACGCTCGATCGCCATGCTCAGGGCGAGCGAGAACGGCAAGGGGGAGGACGGCCACGAGACGCCGGCCGACGTGCTCACGCAGAACATCCTCTCCAGCCGCGGTCGCACCATCCGCCCCAAGACCCTCAACCAGAAGCGGTACGTCGACGCGATCGACAAGCACACGATCGTCTTCGGCATCGGCCCCGCCGGTACCGGAAAGACCTATCTCGCCATGGCCAAGGCGGTCCAGGCCCTGCAGTCCAAGCAGGTCACCCGGATCATCCTGACCCGGCCCGCCGTGGAGGCGGGCGAGCGCCTCGGCTTCCTGCCGGGCACGCTCTACGAGAAGATCGACCCGTATCTGCGCCCGCTCTACGACGCGCTGCACGACATGCTGGACCCGGATTCGATCCCCCGGCTGATGGCGGCGGGGACCATCGAGGTCGCCCCGCTGGCGTACATGCGCGGTCGTACGCTCAACGACGCGTTCATCATTCTGGACGAGGCGCAGAACACCAGCGCCGAGCAGATGAAGATGTTCCTCACCCGCCTCGGCTTCGACTCGAAGATCGTCATCACGGGTGACATCACCCAGGTCGACCTGCCGAACGGGACGAAGAGCGGTCTGCGCCAGGTCCAGGAGATCCTGGAGGGTGTCGAGGACGTCCACTTCTCCCGGCTGTCGTCCCAGGACGTCGTCCGGCACAAGCTCGTCGGCCGTATCGTCGACGCGTACGAGAAGTACGACAGCCAGCAGGGCCACAACGGGAAGTAG
- a CDS encoding carbohydrate kinase family protein, which produces MTTSSREQQDRADQWGHTAGVDPLGKVRRPRDPECDVFLTGTVFLDIIFTGLDSAPVRGTESWARGMGSSPGGVANMAIALARLGLRTSLAAAFGDDHYGEYCWDALEQGEGIDLSLSRTVPGWHSPVTVSMAYEGERTMVSHGHEAPPEESAPASPPRARAAIASLVPGRTEEWIADAARHGSRIFADVGWDDTGHWDLAGLTGLEHCEAFLPNADEAMRYTRTDCPRAAARALAEKVPVAVVTLGAEGAYAVDGSTGETAEVPAIAVEALDPTGAGDVFVAGFVTGTLAGWPLADRLAFAGLTAALSVQEFGGSLSAPGWAEIAAWWQAVRTRSGQDPAALRRYEFLEGLLPGAARPWPLRRAVPTIGFRSPA; this is translated from the coding sequence GTGACCACATCCAGCAGAGAGCAACAGGACCGCGCCGACCAGTGGGGCCACACCGCGGGCGTCGACCCGCTGGGCAAGGTGCGCCGGCCCCGCGACCCGGAGTGCGACGTCTTCCTGACCGGCACGGTCTTCCTCGACATCATCTTCACCGGCCTCGACTCCGCCCCGGTGCGCGGCACCGAGTCCTGGGCGCGCGGCATGGGCTCCAGCCCCGGCGGCGTCGCCAACATGGCCATCGCGCTCGCCCGGCTCGGGCTGCGCACCTCGCTGGCGGCGGCCTTCGGCGACGACCACTACGGCGAGTACTGCTGGGACGCCCTGGAGCAGGGCGAGGGCATCGACCTGTCGCTGTCGCGGACCGTGCCCGGCTGGCACTCGCCGGTCACCGTCTCCATGGCGTACGAGGGCGAGCGGACCATGGTCTCGCACGGCCACGAGGCGCCCCCGGAGGAGTCGGCTCCCGCCTCCCCGCCACGCGCGCGTGCCGCGATCGCCTCGCTGGTGCCCGGGCGCACCGAGGAGTGGATCGCCGACGCCGCCCGGCACGGCTCGCGGATCTTCGCGGACGTCGGCTGGGACGACACCGGGCACTGGGACCTGGCGGGCCTGACCGGGCTCGAACACTGCGAGGCGTTCCTGCCCAACGCGGACGAGGCGATGCGCTACACCCGCACCGACTGCCCGCGCGCGGCCGCCCGCGCCCTCGCCGAGAAGGTGCCGGTCGCGGTGGTCACGCTGGGCGCGGAGGGCGCGTACGCGGTGGACGGCTCGACCGGCGAGACCGCCGAGGTGCCCGCGATCGCCGTGGAGGCGCTCGACCCGACCGGTGCGGGCGACGTGTTCGTGGCCGGATTCGTCACCGGCACGCTCGCGGGGTGGCCGCTGGCGGACCGGCTCGCGTTCGCCGGGCTGACGGCGGCGCTGTCGGTGCAGGAGTTCGGGGGGTCGCTCTCCGCGCCGGGGTGGGCGGAGATCGCGGCGTGGTGGCAGGCCGTCCGCACCCGGTCCGGGCAGGACCCCGCGGCCCTGCGCCGGTACGAGTTCCTGGAGGGTCTGCTGCCGGGCGCGGCCCGGCCGTGGCCGCTGCGGCGGGCGGTCCCCACGATCGGCTTCCGCAGCCCGGCGTGA
- a CDS encoding glucarate dehydratase family protein — MDAHPQCHAIVDIRLTPVLIADPPLLNIQGVHQPYTPRLVVEVVTDSGVTGVGETYGDTKYLELARPYADSLLAARHDLSDLNGLFTLMNNLPVDEARVDHSVDVGGLRGVQSADKLRLSVVSAFEVACLDALGKTLGVPVHTLLGGKVRDSVEYSAYLFYRWAEHPGGAGEKDDWGAALDPEGIVAQARRFACAYGFGSFKLKGGVFPPEQEVAAVRALAEAFPGHPLRLDPNGGWSAATSLRVAAELADVLEYLEDPASGTRAMAQVSAGTDVPLATNMCVTTFGEIREAFLGDAVQIVLSDHHYWGGLRNTRELAAICRTFGVGLSMHSNTHMGISLAAMTHVAATVPNLDHACDSHYPWQSEDVVVDRPVFRGGRLAVCDAPGLGVVLDRDALDRLHRRWLADDGTLRDRDDAAAMRLAPGYEEWRTPTLPRW, encoded by the coding sequence ATGGATGCACACCCGCAGTGTCACGCCATCGTCGACATCCGGCTCACCCCCGTCCTCATCGCCGATCCCCCGCTCCTCAACATCCAGGGCGTGCACCAGCCGTACACCCCCCGCCTCGTCGTCGAAGTCGTCACCGACAGCGGCGTCACCGGGGTGGGGGAGACCTATGGCGACACCAAGTACCTCGAACTCGCCCGGCCGTACGCCGACTCCCTCCTCGCCGCCCGGCACGACCTCTCCGACCTCAATGGGCTGTTCACTCTCATGAACAACCTGCCCGTCGACGAGGCCCGCGTCGACCACTCCGTGGACGTCGGCGGGCTGCGCGGTGTCCAGAGCGCCGACAAGCTGCGGCTCTCCGTCGTCTCCGCCTTCGAGGTGGCCTGCCTCGACGCGCTCGGCAAGACGCTCGGCGTGCCCGTGCACACGCTCCTCGGCGGGAAGGTCCGCGACAGCGTGGAGTACAGCGCCTATCTCTTCTACCGGTGGGCCGAACACCCGGGCGGGGCGGGCGAGAAGGACGACTGGGGGGCGGCCCTCGACCCCGAGGGGATCGTGGCGCAGGCCCGGCGGTTCGCGTGCGCGTACGGGTTCGGCTCGTTCAAGCTCAAGGGCGGTGTCTTCCCGCCCGAGCAGGAGGTCGCCGCGGTCCGGGCGCTCGCCGAGGCCTTCCCGGGGCATCCGCTGCGGCTCGACCCGAACGGCGGCTGGAGCGCGGCCACTTCGCTGCGCGTCGCCGCCGAGCTCGCGGACGTACTGGAGTACCTGGAGGATCCGGCGTCCGGCACGCGCGCGATGGCGCAGGTGTCGGCCGGTACGGACGTGCCGCTCGCCACCAATATGTGCGTGACCACCTTCGGGGAGATCCGGGAGGCGTTCCTTGGTGACGCCGTGCAGATCGTCCTCAGCGATCACCACTACTGGGGCGGGCTGCGCAACACCCGTGAGCTGGCCGCGATCTGCCGCACCTTCGGGGTGGGGCTCTCCATGCACTCCAACACCCATATGGGCATCAGCCTCGCCGCGATGACCCACGTCGCCGCGACCGTGCCCAACCTCGACCACGCCTGCGACAGCCACTACCCGTGGCAGAGCGAGGACGTCGTCGTGGACCGCCCGGTCTTCCGGGGCGGACGGCTCGCCGTCTGTGACGCACCCGGCCTCGGCGTCGTCCTCGACCGCGACGCGCTCGACCGCCTCCACCGGCGCTGGCTCGCCGACGACGGCACCCTGCGCGACCGCGACGACGCCGCCGCGATGCGGCTGGCCCCTGGCTACGAGGAGTGGCGTACGCCCACCCTGCCGCGCTGGTAG